The DNA segment GGTTATGGCCTGATCGCGTCTGTCCTTGAGATTATTCGTGTCTGCGCTGCGAATATCCAGTGACTTGATCTGATAATTCATGTCAGCGATCTGGCTGGTGAGTGAGTTAACATGATCGATAACGTCACGTGCCTCGGTAACGACCTGGTCGCTCATATCGGCAAGGAAGGAACGCGTGGTGTGGAAATAGCTGACCATGGCTTGAGCATTGTTGATCAGCTCGGCCTGGGTGATCGAGCTCTGCGGGTCGGCGGCCATGCTGCGGAAAGACGTAAAGAAATCGCCCAGCTTGGTGCCGAGATTGTCCTCGGTGAGTTCGCCGAGTACGCTTTCGATGGATTTTAGCGCAGAAAGCTCACGGGAGACCTGGCCGGAGGCGGAATTCTGTGTGAGCAGTTCCTGTTCGAGGAGATTGTCGATGAGCCTTTTTGCATCGCCCGAGATGACGCCGCTTTCGATGAACACGCCGTCTGCGCCTATGGTTCCTGCGGGGCGCAGCTCTACGCGCTGGCGGTGATATCCTTCGGTGGCCGCGTTGGCGATATTATTTCCGATTGTCTGAAGGGATTTTTGAGCTGCCGCTATGCCGCTCAACCCTATTGAGAAACCATCCATTTAAAGCTCCTGTAATGAGCGTGCTATAGTCGCATGTTCATCATGCCCGAGGTACGATTTTCGTTTTTGGCGCCCTGCCTTGAGTAAGTCGTACCTTCGCTGCTTTTGGTGCAGAGTATGCTGTTGAGTATCTGCTGGTTAAAACGCGAACACTCGGCAAGCAGCATAGCGGTGGCGGCGTGTTCGACGTTCATTTTGCCTACAAGTTCGGCAAGGCGGTCCTGGCGGGTTTTGACTGCCTGGGATTTTTCGCCTGCCAGAGCCTTGGCGATGAGGGACAGGTCGGTATCGTCGAAGCTGCTGCCGAGCAGTGCGGCGATCTGTGTACGAAGCTGCTGACGTTTCTGCTCGACCGCGGAGTATCGGTTTGCCTGTATGCGGATCGTTTCGAGCAGTTCGTTCAGGCCTGTTTCGTCGCGTGTTATGGTCATTGCGCGCAGGGTGTCAAGACGCTCGAGTGAGCCTTCGAGGTGACGTATATCCTCGTCGAGCACTTCGATCAGCTCATCCGCCAATTGGTATA comes from the Anaerohalosphaera lusitana genome and includes:
- the flgN gene encoding flagellar export chaperone FlgN — encoded protein: MNANGNLYQLADELIEVLDEDIRHLEGSLERLDTLRAMTITRDETGLNELLETIRIQANRYSAVEQKRQQLRTQIAALLGSSFDDTDLSLIAKALAGEKSQAVKTRQDRLAELVGKMNVEHAATAMLLAECSRFNQQILNSILCTKSSEGTTYSRQGAKNENRTSGMMNMRL